In a genomic window of Niallia taxi:
- a CDS encoding DMT family transporter, translated as MKKLSQTKTILLLTFLVIVWGVNWPLSKMALEYTPPLLFAGIRTVLGGLILLVFALPRIKQLRFKETWHLYVISAVLNIIIFYGLQTVGLGFMPAGLFSAIVFIEPVLLGIFSWLWLGELMYGLKIVGLILGFVGVAVISMGGLTGDISVIGIFLALGSAVGWGLGTVFVKKTGNRVDSIWMVTMQLLIGGIVLLTIGSGTESWSSIDWQLPFIANLLFISIFVIAFGWLVYFTLVGAGEASKVGSYTFLIPLIAIFCSSIVLNESITFKLVLGLICIVISICFVNIKLKPRSVKTQINERL; from the coding sequence ATGAAAAAATTATCTCAAACAAAGACGATATTGCTTTTGACTTTTCTCGTTATAGTATGGGGAGTCAACTGGCCGTTATCAAAAATGGCCCTTGAATACACACCACCACTGCTTTTTGCCGGGATACGAACCGTCCTTGGAGGATTAATATTGCTTGTGTTTGCATTGCCACGTATCAAGCAACTAAGATTTAAGGAAACATGGCACTTATATGTTATTTCTGCTGTATTAAACATTATTATTTTTTACGGATTGCAAACAGTCGGGTTAGGTTTTATGCCGGCAGGCCTATTTTCTGCAATTGTATTTATAGAGCCAGTTCTTCTTGGCATTTTTTCATGGCTTTGGCTTGGGGAATTAATGTATGGATTGAAAATTGTTGGATTGATATTAGGGTTTGTTGGCGTTGCTGTTATAAGTATGGGCGGTCTAACTGGTGATATCTCTGTCATTGGAATATTCCTTGCCCTTGGTTCAGCGGTTGGCTGGGGCTTAGGCACGGTTTTTGTGAAAAAAACAGGCAATCGAGTTGACTCGATATGGATGGTTACCATGCAGCTTCTGATAGGCGGAATCGTCTTATTAACGATTGGATCAGGAACAGAAAGCTGGTCCAGTATTGATTGGCAGCTTCCTTTCATTGCTAACCTGTTGTTCATTTCCATATTTGTGATTGCATTTGGCTGGCTCGTCTACTTTACACTTGTTGGCGCTGGTGAGGCAAGTAAAGTTGGTTCGTACACCTTTCTCATACCGCTAATTGCCATTTTCTGCAGCTCTATTGTTTTAAATGAATCGATAACCTTCAAGCTAGTATTAGGACTAATATGTATTGTTATCAGCATATGCTTTGTGAATATTAAGCTAAAACCTAGAAGTGTGAAAACACAAATAAATGAAAGATTATAG
- a CDS encoding DUF3892 domain-containing protein has translation MESKDFQKTYDEYMQQGKDQARMEAAEEAASGTEQIIAVRKNEDEDIIAFKTSSGRELDYLTALEEAKAGKLAHIDVFHKYGRDIIRSEPDGITENNLDNLPSF, from the coding sequence ATGGAAAGTAAGGACTTTCAAAAAACATATGATGAATACATGCAACAAGGAAAAGATCAGGCTCGAATGGAAGCAGCTGAGGAGGCAGCATCTGGAACTGAACAAATTATTGCGGTACGCAAAAACGAGGATGAAGATATTATCGCTTTTAAAACAAGCAGTGGAAGAGAGTTAGATTATTTAACTGCACTTGAGGAAGCTAAAGCAGGTAAGTTAGCACATATAGATGTATTTCATAAGTATGGCAGGGATATTATTCGAAGTGAGCCTGATGGTATTACTGAAAATAACTTAGATAACCTACCGTCTTTTTAG
- a CDS encoding NUDIX hydrolase: MKESEWLKWAKELQAIAQTGLTYSKDVYDKERFESIRRISVEILAKYTNMDASIIKDLFANETGYATPKVDIRAAVFLDKKILLVKEKTDGKWALPGGWGDIGLSPSEVAVKEVKEESGFDVKALKLIAVFDKKFHNHPPSPIHVYKLLIQCEIIGGLAAEGIETSAVQFFAESNLPPLSLPRNTEAQIQLAFKHLYNQNEPVYFD, encoded by the coding sequence ATGAAGGAGTCTGAATGGCTGAAATGGGCGAAGGAGCTGCAAGCAATAGCCCAAACAGGATTGACTTACTCAAAGGATGTATATGATAAGGAAAGATTTGAATCAATTCGCAGAATAAGTGTGGAGATATTGGCTAAGTATACTAATATGGATGCTTCCATCATCAAGGACTTGTTTGCAAATGAAACAGGCTACGCAACTCCAAAGGTTGATATAAGAGCAGCTGTGTTTTTAGATAAGAAGATTTTGTTAGTAAAGGAAAAAACAGATGGCAAATGGGCATTGCCTGGCGGTTGGGGAGACATCGGCTTATCTCCAAGTGAAGTTGCTGTTAAAGAAGTGAAGGAGGAATCTGGTTTTGACGTAAAAGCATTGAAATTGATTGCAGTGTTTGATAAGAAATTTCATAACCATCCTCCATCTCCAATACATGTGTATAAGCTGTTGATCCAGTGTGAAATTATTGGTGGTCTTGCAGCAGAAGGGATAGAAACAAGCGCTGTTCAGTTTTTTGCAGAAAGCAATCTCCCGCCGCTGTCATTGCCAAGAAATACAGAGGCACAGATTCAACTTGCTTTTAAGCATTTATATAATCAAAATGAGCCAGTATATTTTGATTAA
- a CDS encoding bifunctional transcriptional activator/DNA repair enzyme AdaA, whose translation MSERKKQEFYKALVEKNPQYDGIFFAGIKTTGIFCHATCTAKKPKYENCEFYLTAEEALLAGFRPCKRCNPLHYPHSIPEEVEILVAAIENNPEKRWKEADFHELGIHSATARRKFKEVYGMTFVQYARSRRMGMAFKKIITGKKVIEQQVSVGYDSPSGFNDAFTKIMGNPPKKTSISIIHANIFSTPLGNMISLTDADYLYLLEFTDRRGLEREIEKLRVKHNARILPGNTDVHTSLVHQLNLYFSNKLFQFSIPILKNGTPFQMRVWDILSSIPTGQTMSYQDIASKLGDKNLVRAVGNANGANQIAIIIPCHRVINTNGELGGYGGGIERKKYLLELEKPIGN comes from the coding sequence ATGTCTGAAAGAAAGAAACAAGAATTCTATAAAGCGTTAGTAGAAAAAAATCCTCAATACGATGGTATTTTTTTTGCGGGGATTAAAACAACAGGAATATTTTGTCATGCAACATGTACTGCGAAAAAGCCGAAATACGAAAACTGTGAATTTTATTTAACCGCAGAAGAAGCGTTATTAGCAGGGTTTCGTCCTTGTAAACGATGTAATCCGCTCCATTATCCTCACAGTATCCCAGAGGAAGTCGAGATATTAGTTGCGGCAATTGAAAATAATCCGGAGAAAAGATGGAAGGAAGCAGATTTTCATGAATTAGGTATTCATTCTGCAACAGCCAGAAGAAAGTTTAAAGAAGTGTATGGAATGACATTTGTACAATATGCCCGCTCTCGTCGCATGGGAATGGCATTCAAAAAGATAATTACTGGAAAAAAAGTAATTGAACAGCAAGTATCTGTTGGCTATGATTCTCCAAGCGGATTTAATGATGCATTTACAAAAATTATGGGTAATCCGCCAAAGAAAACCTCTATTTCGATTATTCATGCGAACATCTTTTCCACACCGCTGGGAAATATGATTAGCTTGACTGATGCAGATTATTTATATTTGTTAGAGTTTACAGATAGAAGAGGGCTTGAAAGGGAAATAGAAAAATTGCGGGTGAAGCATAATGCAAGAATCCTACCTGGAAATACGGATGTTCATACAAGCTTAGTACACCAGTTGAATTTATATTTTTCCAATAAGCTATTTCAATTTTCCATTCCTATTTTAAAAAACGGTACTCCTTTTCAAATGAGGGTATGGGATATTCTTTCGTCCATTCCTACAGGCCAAACGATGTCCTATCAAGATATTGCCTCTAAATTAGGAGATAAAAATCTTGTTAGAGCTGTTGGCAATGCGAATGGTGCAAACCAAATTGCCATCATTATTCCTTGTCATAGAGTAATAAATACAAACGGGGAATTAGGCGGGTATGGTGGTGGAATAGAGCGGAAAAAGTATTTACTTGAGTTAGAAAAACCAATTGGAAATTAA
- a CDS encoding DoxX family protein, with product MEDLGLLLIRVMVGIVFMFYGSQKLFGLFGGHGIKGTGGWFESIGVKPGVPAAVLSGLGEFLSGILFIIGLFLPLAAAIITIIMAGAIVKVHGSKGFANGAGGYEYNLMLIVVAIGMALVGPGAFALGL from the coding sequence ATGGAAGATTTAGGTTTATTATTAATTCGAGTAATGGTTGGAATTGTGTTTATGTTTTATGGATCACAGAAGCTGTTCGGATTATTTGGTGGACACGGAATAAAAGGAACAGGCGGCTGGTTTGAGTCTATTGGTGTGAAACCAGGGGTACCTGCAGCAGTATTGAGCGGCCTTGGTGAGTTCTTAAGTGGAATTTTGTTTATTATAGGTTTATTTTTACCATTGGCAGCAGCTATCATTACGATTATTATGGCAGGAGCAATTGTAAAAGTTCATGGTTCGAAAGGCTTTGCCAATGGTGCAGGCGGTTATGAATATAATTTAATGCTTATTGTTGTGGCAATTGGAATGGCTTTAGTTGGACCTGGAGCATTTGCATTAGGCTTATAA
- a CDS encoding YhgE/Pip domain-containing protein: MFKNKLLLLTPIIALAIIFIFSLTLIPSVQPEPKNLPIAIVNEDEGVELPNQAKMNMGKQLVEMIKENSKASSDQKDPTVKWVEVKNTEELQKGLDNQEYYAALVIPKDLSAKQASLQTAAPSPAGIEIYVNQGMNTMASTLAGQILNGIVDNMNNNVRTQLLQGLEQQGATITAKQAEILAAPITSKVTNVNETGTNSANGNAPVSLFQPLWMASLASAAIIYVALRKIANTANRKRNFAVKLVQILIGAIATLVVGFGLTWIASDLVGLHIPDFTNTALFLSLTSFSFFLMISAVLSLIGLRGMPLFILMLFFGAPLLAMAPEMMSPFYHDWVYSWLPMRFMVGGLRELLFFGKGLTWDSVSHLVWIGAGGLIVMLATALRVNEANKNPQNQNLEG; this comes from the coding sequence ATGTTTAAAAACAAATTATTGTTGCTAACACCAATCATTGCATTGGCTATTATATTTATTTTTTCCTTAACACTAATTCCATCTGTTCAACCAGAGCCTAAAAACTTACCGATTGCTATCGTTAATGAGGACGAAGGGGTAGAACTTCCTAATCAGGCAAAAATGAATATGGGCAAACAGCTCGTGGAAATGATTAAAGAAAACTCAAAAGCGTCATCAGATCAAAAAGACCCAACAGTAAAGTGGGTTGAAGTGAAAAACACAGAAGAATTGCAAAAAGGCTTAGATAATCAGGAATATTACGCAGCATTAGTTATTCCAAAGGATTTAAGTGCGAAGCAAGCTTCCTTACAAACTGCAGCACCGTCTCCTGCAGGAATTGAAATATACGTAAACCAAGGTATGAATACAATGGCATCAACTTTGGCAGGACAAATATTGAATGGAATTGTTGATAATATGAACAATAATGTTCGTACACAGCTTCTACAAGGATTAGAACAACAAGGAGCAACAATAACAGCAAAGCAAGCTGAAATTCTAGCAGCACCTATTACAAGTAAGGTCACTAATGTCAACGAAACAGGTACTAATAGCGCAAACGGAAATGCTCCGGTTTCTTTATTCCAGCCACTTTGGATGGCGAGCTTAGCAAGTGCTGCTATTATTTATGTCGCTCTTAGAAAAATAGCTAATACTGCTAATAGAAAAAGAAACTTTGCAGTAAAATTAGTGCAAATTCTAATTGGTGCGATTGCCACGCTTGTCGTTGGATTTGGATTAACTTGGATTGCAAGTGACCTGGTGGGACTTCACATTCCAGATTTCACAAATACAGCTCTGTTTTTATCTTTAACATCCTTTAGTTTCTTCCTTATGATTTCAGCAGTTCTGTCTCTGATAGGACTTCGAGGGATGCCATTATTTATCTTAATGCTTTTCTTTGGTGCTCCATTACTTGCTATGGCTCCGGAAATGATGTCACCATTCTATCATGATTGGGTGTATTCTTGGTTGCCAATGCGCTTTATGGTAGGTGGATTACGTGAGCTTCTATTCTTCGGAAAAGGATTAACTTGGGATTCTGTTTCACATCTTGTTTGGATTGGAGCAGGTGGCTTAATTGTTATGCTTGCTACTGCATTAAGAGTTAATGAAGCAAATAAAAACCCACAAAATCAAAATTTAGAAGGATAA
- a CDS encoding DMT family transporter, which translates to MTQKQANLILATVSMGWGTSYIFMKICADSMSPMTMVAFRFGIAFFVMIALFSKRIFPIDVKTLKYSMVTGLLLLGIFISLSYGMKTTTASTAGFLTSTTVILVPMLQALIYRKWPSTMISVGVIIVAIGLALLTIGDDFALATGSLYCLAAAVFYALHIIVTNRFIKNVDPLKLGVYQLGFAALFAAIIGIFVFGDLSLPNNGLDWFAILGLALICSAYGFVMQPIAQKHTTPEVTGFIFALEPIFAAIFAAIFLHENIGLQGYAGALLVLAGVIAASLKSEKKEDEAISQPVMKIKKQTI; encoded by the coding sequence ATGACACAGAAGCAAGCAAACTTAATATTGGCGACAGTCTCAATGGGATGGGGAACTTCATATATTTTTATGAAGATTTGTGCTGATTCCATGTCACCGATGACAATGGTGGCATTTCGATTCGGTATCGCATTTTTTGTCATGATTGCGTTATTTTCAAAAAGAATTTTTCCAATTGATGTTAAAACATTAAAATACAGTATGGTAACAGGTTTGCTTTTATTAGGGATATTCATCTCCCTCTCTTACGGGATGAAAACCACAACTGCCTCTACTGCAGGCTTCCTCACAAGTACGACAGTAATACTTGTACCAATGCTGCAAGCACTTATATATAGAAAATGGCCGAGTACCATGATTTCTGTAGGAGTAATTATAGTTGCTATTGGCTTGGCACTTCTGACAATTGGCGATGACTTTGCACTTGCAACAGGCTCTCTCTATTGCTTGGCAGCTGCTGTTTTTTATGCATTGCATATTATCGTGACAAACCGTTTTATAAAGAATGTTGATCCGTTAAAGCTTGGTGTATATCAGCTTGGGTTTGCAGCCTTATTTGCAGCAATTATCGGGATATTCGTGTTTGGTGATCTGTCACTGCCAAATAACGGTTTAGATTGGTTTGCTATCCTTGGTCTTGCGCTCATTTGCTCAGCATATGGGTTTGTGATGCAGCCTATTGCCCAAAAGCATACAACACCTGAGGTCACAGGCTTTATTTTTGCGCTCGAACCGATTTTTGCAGCAATATTTGCAGCCATTTTTCTGCACGAAAATATTGGCTTGCAAGGATATGCAGGAGCATTACTTGTATTAGCTGGTGTAATTGCGGCAAGTCTCAAGTCTGAGAAGAAGGAAGACGAGGCAATCAGTCAGCCTGTGATGAAGATAAAGAAACAAACGATTTAA
- a CDS encoding LysR family transcriptional regulator: MNQYYAFIKAIETGSFTKAAEELGYTQSAVSQMIHTLEKDLSATLIIRSRTGITLTPDGVELLPFIRKICNSHRELLERRKEMEGLESGLIRIGAFSSVSSHWLPRLMKDFKEQHPAVHFELHQGDYTDISNWIKEGSVDFGFVNPYGINNLTTIKLQEDDMLAVLPLDHPLASLDKVPLQQLTNDPFILLKDGEISEALTIFNHYHFEPNIHYHVHDDYTIMSMIEQGLGISILPKLVLQRCPYQIVTKQINPPFVRTISLAYKDKRVLPIACRHFIDFILQRYRKQ; this comes from the coding sequence ATGAATCAATATTACGCATTTATTAAAGCGATTGAAACAGGCAGCTTTACAAAAGCGGCAGAAGAGCTTGGCTACACACAATCCGCCGTTAGTCAAATGATCCATACGCTTGAAAAGGACCTTTCTGCAACCTTAATCATTCGCTCCAGAACAGGCATAACCTTAACACCTGATGGAGTGGAATTGTTACCTTTCATTCGGAAAATATGCAATTCACATCGGGAGCTGCTTGAAAGGCGTAAGGAGATGGAGGGTCTTGAAAGCGGACTTATCAGGATTGGCGCATTTTCCAGCGTCTCCAGCCATTGGCTTCCAAGATTAATGAAGGATTTTAAGGAACAGCATCCTGCCGTTCACTTTGAATTACATCAAGGGGATTACACTGATATCTCCAATTGGATTAAAGAGGGAAGTGTTGATTTTGGCTTCGTAAATCCATACGGCATCAATAACCTGACAACAATAAAGCTGCAGGAGGATGACATGCTTGCTGTTTTACCTTTAGATCATCCATTGGCAAGTCTTGATAAAGTACCGCTTCAACAGCTGACAAATGATCCGTTCATTCTTTTAAAAGATGGGGAAATTAGCGAGGCATTAACGATTTTCAATCATTATCATTTTGAACCAAACATTCACTATCACGTTCATGATGATTACACCATTATGTCCATGATAGAACAAGGACTTGGCATCTCTATCCTGCCAAAGCTCGTGCTGCAAAGATGCCCTTATCAAATTGTAACGAAGCAAATAAACCCGCCCTTTGTCCGGACCATTAGCCTTGCATACAAGGACAAAAGAGTGCTGCCAATCGCCTGTAGGCATTTTATTGATTTTATTTTGCAGAGATACCGTAAGCAATGA
- a CDS encoding ring-cleaving dioxygenase: MSKKTMGIHHITAIVGHPQENVDFYAGVLGLRLVKQTVNFDDPGTYHLYFGNEGGKPGTIITFFPWAGARQGKIGDGQVGVTSYAVPVGALSFWEKRLEKFNIPFEKAEHFGEMYLEFNDPHGLQLQLVERAEGEENTWTFGNVTPDVAIKGFGGATLLSAQPEKTAELLEHVMGLEVVGKETDIIRFRSTADIGNIIDLKTTTIGRGEMGVGTVHHIAWRATDDADQLDWQEYIADKGYGVTAVRDRNYFNAIYFREHGEILFEIATDPPGFAHDETLETMGTNLKLPAQYEQHRAQLEKVLIPIEVKQLD; encoded by the coding sequence ATGAGCAAAAAAACAATGGGAATTCATCATATTACAGCAATTGTCGGGCATCCACAGGAAAATGTTGATTTTTATGCAGGTGTATTAGGATTAAGATTAGTGAAACAAACGGTTAACTTTGATGATCCTGGAACATATCATCTCTATTTCGGTAATGAAGGCGGCAAGCCTGGTACAATTATTACGTTCTTCCCATGGGCTGGAGCAAGGCAAGGGAAGATTGGAGATGGTCAAGTAGGTGTCACTTCTTATGCTGTACCAGTCGGAGCATTAAGTTTCTGGGAAAAAAGACTAGAAAAATTCAATATTCCTTTTGAAAAAGCGGAGCACTTTGGAGAAATGTATCTTGAATTTAATGATCCACATGGCCTTCAGCTACAATTAGTTGAAAGAGCAGAAGGAGAAGAAAATACTTGGACATTCGGCAATGTGACTCCAGATGTGGCCATTAAAGGTTTTGGCGGTGCAACATTGTTGTCTGCACAACCAGAAAAAACGGCTGAATTGTTGGAGCATGTAATGGGACTTGAAGTCGTCGGAAAAGAAACCGATATTATCCGATTCCGCTCAACAGCTGATATCGGTAATATTATTGATCTAAAAACAACGACTATTGGCAGAGGTGAAATGGGAGTCGGCACTGTTCATCATATTGCTTGGCGTGCTACTGATGATGCAGACCAATTAGACTGGCAGGAATATATCGCAGATAAAGGATATGGTGTAACAGCTGTTCGTGACAGAAACTACTTTAATGCTATCTACTTTAGAGAGCATGGAGAGATTTTATTTGAAATTGCTACAGATCCTCCAGGGTTTGCTCATGATGAAACGCTTGAAACAATGGGAACAAACTTGAAGCTGCCAGCGCAATATGAGCAGCATCGTGCACAGCTTGAGAAAGTCCTTATCCCAATTGAAGTAAAACAGCTAGATTAA
- a CDS encoding ring-cleaving dioxygenase yields the protein MNELKGLHHITAITSSAEKIYEFFTNVLGLRLVKKTVNQDDIQTYHLYFTDDVGSPGTDMTFFDFPGIPKGVHGTNEISKTSFRVPTDAALAYWVKRFDKYDVKHKGIQEQFGKKTLAFIDFDDQQYQLISDEQNEGVPAGTPWQNGPVPLEFAITGLGPIFVRTSYFDYFKEVLEKVFLMKEVGQEDSFHLFEMGEGGNGAQVIVEFNNILPQARQGFGTIHHAAFRVADRAELDEWTNRLSSFQLPNSGFVERYYFGSLYSNVAPQVLFELATDGPGFMGDEPYETLGEKLSLPPFFESKRDEIEQLVRPINTVRSNLKIDKEYL from the coding sequence ATGAATGAATTAAAAGGACTTCATCACATTACAGCAATTACAAGCAGCGCTGAAAAAATTTATGAGTTTTTTACTAATGTTCTAGGATTAAGACTTGTGAAAAAAACAGTTAATCAGGATGACATCCAAACATATCATTTATACTTCACTGATGATGTTGGCAGTCCTGGTACAGACATGACATTTTTCGATTTTCCTGGTATCCCAAAAGGAGTGCACGGCACGAATGAAATTTCAAAAACCTCTTTCCGTGTGCCGACAGACGCAGCTCTTGCATATTGGGTGAAACGCTTTGACAAATACGATGTAAAACATAAAGGCATTCAAGAGCAATTTGGTAAAAAGACGTTAGCATTTATCGATTTTGACGACCAGCAGTACCAGTTAATTTCAGATGAACAAAATGAAGGAGTTCCAGCAGGTACACCGTGGCAAAATGGTCCAGTGCCATTAGAATTTGCGATAACTGGTTTAGGACCAATTTTTGTTCGAACATCTTATTTTGATTACTTCAAAGAGGTATTGGAGAAAGTGTTCCTCATGAAGGAGGTAGGGCAGGAAGATTCATTCCATCTATTTGAAATGGGTGAAGGCGGGAATGGTGCACAAGTAATCGTCGAATTCAATAACATTCTCCCTCAAGCGCGACAAGGATTTGGGACAATCCACCATGCTGCATTTCGTGTGGCAGATCGCGCTGAATTGGATGAATGGACAAATCGGTTATCAAGCTTCCAATTACCAAATTCAGGTTTTGTGGAGCGATACTATTTCGGATCCTTGTACTCTAATGTGGCACCACAAGTATTGTTTGAATTGGCAACAGATGGACCAGGATTCATGGGTGATGAGCCGTATGAAACGCTTGGAGAAAAATTATCACTACCGCCATTCTTTGAATCAAAACGAGATGAAATTGAGCAGCTTGTCCGCCCAATCAACACCGTTCGCAGCAATCTAAAAATAGACAAAGAATATTTG